The following is a genomic window from Desulfomicrobium apsheronum.
GGAGACTCCTCGTTTTGGGCATCCGCTTCTCCAATGGAAGAAAAGTTGGTGATGCGCACGTCGCCATCCGGGAATCTGGCCAGAATTTCCAGTTCTCCTCCCATCGCTTCGATGTGACTGCGCAGTGTGGAAAGATACATGTCCGACCGGCGTTCCTGCTTGGCGATGGCGGGTTGCTGAACATTCAACAGCCGTGCAAGTTCCTGCTGCGAGAGGCCGCGCACATGTCGCAGTTCATGCAACGGCATTTCCCTGAGCATCTTGCGCGTCAAGGCCGCTGATTTTTTTCGGGCGTCCGGCGACAATTCGTCCCTGAGTGCCGAGAATTTTCTAGTCATCGAGCAATCCCTCCTTCGTGATTTGGCGAAGATGTTCGTCGTAAAGGGAATCGGCCCGCGAGACGAATTCATCATACCAGCGGTCATTTCCGGTCTTGTCGCCTCCGATGAGAAGTATGGCGGTCCTACGTGGGTCGAATGCGTAAAGTGTTCGCAAGGGTCTGCCTCCGCTCTGTGTCCGCAATTCGCGCATATGTCCGTGCCTTGATCGGAACACTCCCGATGAATGGGGAAAACCCAAGGAAGGTCCGAGAAATTCAAGAAGCCTCACGGATGCATCAAGCGAGATCTGTGCTTCCTCGGTCAACGTGTGCCACCAAGCCTCAAACTCGTCGGTGAATTCGACTTCCCAATGTGTTGCTTTAATCATGGGTGTGTATTCCGTCAATGGAATAATATCTGTTCATTTGAAGAAAACATCTGCGCATAACAGCACGATCGGACGGAACCGTGGCTGGTATTTGTTGGTAGCAGCCCCACGGTGGCCGCACATTGGGTTGGAAGAGTATATCTTGATGGGATAAATGGGGAGAAGATGAAGAAAGGAAAAAGAAATCCCCGGAAAAGATGGCTTTCCGGGGATTTCTTTTTCAAGCGGGGCTTGGCGTCGAACTCCACGGTATATTCGTGGAGCTCAGGATGCAGGGTTGAAGACTTCTGCCAAGTGTATGGCGTGCAGGGGACAAGTCCTCTGCACGCCGGAGGCATTCCTATTTTTCTTCGCGCTCCTTGTACCAGGCGCTGGAGTCTTCCATCAGCTTGTTCAGTCGGTTGACCATCTTGTGCGGGTCGGCCAGGTAGCCGTCCATGAGCAGGGCGGATTCGTAGAGCTGCTCGATAACGGTGGCCACGAAATCGTCCTTCTCGTCCTTGGCGAAGACCGAGAGCAGGTTGCGCACCAGTTTGTGGT
Proteins encoded in this region:
- a CDS encoding XRE family transcriptional regulator, with protein sequence MTRKFSALRDELSPDARKKSAALTRKMLREMPLHELRHVRGLSQQELARLLNVQQPAIAKQERRSDMYLSTLRSHIEAMGGELEILARFPDGDVRITNFSSIGEADAQNEESPSGPPKHS
- a CDS encoding type II toxin-antitoxin system RelE/ParE family toxin gives rise to the protein MIKATHWEVEFTDEFEAWWHTLTEEAQISLDASVRLLEFLGPSLGFPHSSGVFRSRHGHMRELRTQSGGRPLRTLYAFDPRRTAILLIGGDKTGNDRWYDEFVSRADSLYDEHLRQITKEGLLDD